From one Pecten maximus chromosome 8, xPecMax1.1, whole genome shotgun sequence genomic stretch:
- the LOC117333395 gene encoding uncharacterized protein LOC117333395, with protein MKKATLTLFRSFLVIPFTAGNRRNSSDRFRLYDCSTASTIMFLLLLASIVVFTGSLAIMNGAMQRVQVIKGVLIMIDLAGIVTCALIGYLIHKHGVPYTDLSRSITRSESKHLQVGFLWLFALLSTLFFCFKSAVEIECWNMFSSTQTIDSTLRIILIACQTTAIRYLTVYKVEHCPSLKHAIRVLLGINVCFWVNSFVRDKTIVNPSSQMGPDHNISYWIHCAFNSTSGLLYYSSKKFIIPAYVEFMLLCITLLNEISAMNSSKNESNTESVEYNINDNSPADEEEDTPLVPTSSRPSVPNICVYITVILSAFVSLPNIILHIIHDLFSNEDLEIPVIMYEISMKSVMIIATILAFYYTETIMEPPTVSVWQYSTRDRVFLASVLAIFSNHCFAVMATCLSDTETSKTVLTGDCLKLIQVYFQSVFLIHASRCVRKAGYENCNVFVCTCMFLAFTNLGCWIVDSFIIGQTLTRMKDIQIQILQPTIWHVLYEIFGPLTMYYSFASVFAFRTLYMKFSAR; from the coding sequence ATGAAAAAGGCAACCCTGACACTATTTCGATCTTTTCTGGTAATACCATTTACAGCCGGGAATAGGCGAAACAGTTCTGATCGATTCCGGCTCTATGACTGCAGTACGGCATCAACAATCATGTTCCTGTTGCTGCTGGCGTCGATTGTTGTCTTCACCGGAAGTCTTGCCATTATGAATGGGGCAATGCAGCGCGTGCAAGTGATAAAGGGGGtattgataatgatagatcTTGCTGGTATTGTAACATGTGCTCTGATTGGTTACCTCATCCACAAACATGGCGTACCATATACCGATCTGTCGAGGTCTATTACACGTAGCGAATCGAAGCATCTTCAAGTAGGATTTCTGTGGCTGTTTGCGTTATTGTCAACGCTGTTTTTCTGCTTTAAAAGTGCTGTCGAAATAGAGTGTTGGAATATGTTTTCCTCTACTCAGACAATAGATTCGACTCTCCGTATTATACTTATAGCTTGTCAAACCACTGCCATACGATACCTGACAGTATACAAAGTTGAACACTGTCCGTCATTAAAACATGCAATACGAGTGTTATTAGGTATCAACGTTTGTTTTTGGGTCAATTCATTTGTTCGGGACAAAACAATCGTGAACCCAAGCAGCCAGATGGGTCCCGACCATAATATCTCGTATTGGATACATTGTGCTTTCAATTCCACATCCGGGCTTCTATATTACAGTTCAAAGAAGTTCATCATTCCTGCTTATGTAGAGTTCATGCTATTGTGTATAACTCTGCTGAATGAAATAAGTGCCATGAACTCCTCAAAAAACGAGTCTAACACAGAGTCGGTTGAATACAATATCAACGATAACTCGCCAGCTGATGAAGAAGAAGATACGCCCTTAGTACCGACATCAAGTCGGCCATCAGTACCAAACATATGTGTTTACATTACGGTGATTTTAAGTGCGTTTGTATCGTTACCAAACATAATTTTGCATATTATACATGATTTATTTTCCAACGAGGATCTCGAGATTCCTGTGATTATGTACGAGATTTCAATGAAATCAGTTATGATAATCGCGACAATTCTGGCATTTTACTATACGGAAACCATTATGGAGCCTCCTACAGTAAGTGTCTGGCAGTATAGCACCAGAGACAGGGTATTCCTCGCATCGGTGTTAGCCATCTTCAGTAATCATTGTTTCGCAGTAATGGCTACCTGTTTATCTGACACTGAGACATCGAAGACTGTTCTCACAGGGGATTGCTTGAAGCTCATCCAAGTATATTTTCAAAGTGTTTTTCTCATTCATGCGTCAAGATGTGTACGAAAAGCAGGCTATGAAAattgtaatgtttttgtttgcaCGTGTATGTTTCTTGCTTTTACCAACCTTGGATGTTGGATAGTAGATAGCTTTATAATTGGCCAAACTCTCACACGTATGAAGGATATACAGATACAGATTCTCCAACCCACCATATGGCATGTCCTGTACGAAATCTTTGGACCACTTACAATGTATTACAGCTTTGCATCAGTCTTTGCTTTCCGTACGCTTTACATGAAATTTAGTGCAAGGTAA
- the LOC117333322 gene encoding uncharacterized protein LOC117333322 produces MATKLTVLLFISSILILLLTTVIVLVPNLISFKMCLSMTEIQTFMQKMRQEQGTQGPKLTTDGPPSPACDFGLSVSVGVWRCKFATAVPTALLAQAGLLGQAGQGVPVGPLGQAAQGGTAGLPGQLSQGNTLSSLAMVPYTWEGSYSTLGDNAETAFAQVTSMMDSMGVGHEFFGETAAEALGDLTRTIYIRVEIEVTMAVLFAFVAVVITFLNMFGEKKQTKPLYITSAALCYIIQAILLGVALGSFAQQLHQILVYGHIYKLVTITSQGLGLLALGFSVVFAAIIMAMTHLWMLVGHLSGKQVPSSDVKYNPLTQIQDA; encoded by the exons ATGGCGACCAAGTTAACTGTGTTATTGTTTATCAGCTCGATTCTAATCCTGCTGTTAACCACAGTTATAGTGTTAGTGCCGAATCTGATTAGCTTCAAAATGTGCCTGTCAATGACCGAAATACAGACCTTCATGCAGAAAATGCGTCAAGAACAAGGGACACAGGGACCTAAACTAACAACGGATGGGCCACCAAGTCCCGCGTGTGATTTTGGACTGAGTGTTTCAGTTGGAGTTTGGCGCTGTAAGTTTGCAACAGCTGTTCCAACAGCTCTGCTGGCCCAAGCTGGCCTGCTAGGCCAGGCAGGCCAGGGAGTTCCAGTCGGACCGCTAGGCCAAGCAGCCCAGGGAGGCACGGCAGGCTTACCAGGCCAGTTAAGCCAGGGAAACACGCTATCGTCATTAGCCATGGTACCCTACACATGGGAGGGTTCCTACAGCACTCTTGGGGACAATGCTGAAACAGCTTTCGCCCAAGTGACATCGATGATGGATTCAATGGGTGTTGGTCATGAATTTTTCGGAGAAACAGCTGCGGAAGCTCTTGGGG ATCTAACCAGAACGATATATATTCGTGTCGAGATAGAGGTCACCATGGCCGTGCTCTTTGCCTTCGTTGCTGTTGTAATAACGTTCTTAAACATGTTTGGGGAAAAGAAACAGACCAAACCACTGTACATCACCTCGGCAGCACTATGTTATATAATCCAAG CCATTCTGTTGGGTGTTGCGCTAGGTTCATTTGCACAGCAACTTCACCAGATCTTAGTTTATGGACACATATACAAGTTGGTAACAATAACCAGCCAGGGCCTCGGACTTCTGGCGCTGGGCTTCTCAGTTGTGTTTGCTGCCATCATCATGGCCATGACGCACCTATGGATGTTGGTCGGCCATTTGAGTGGAAAACAGGTGCCCAGTTCAGATGTGAAATACAACCCCCTCACACAGATTCAGGACGCATGA